Proteins encoded together in one Pseudomonas asiatica window:
- the lnt gene encoding apolipoprotein N-acyltransferase produces MRWITRPGWPGNLLALAAGASTLLALAPFDIWPLAVLSIALLYLGLRELSPRQAMWRGWWFGFGLYGAGTWWIYVSMNTYGGASPLLAILLLLAFFAALAWFFALPTWLWARWLRRTEAPLADALCFAALWLLQEAFRGWFLTGFPWLYAGYSQLDGPLAGLAPLGGVWLISFALALTAALLCNVHRLRARPSFLAVGCLLLLAPWVLGLALKGHAWTKPAGDPLKVAAIQGNVEQDLKWDPAHIDAQLALYRDLSFSSRPVDLLVWPETAVPVLKDQAQGYIDVMGRFAAERHSALITGVPVREVVHHQRRYYNGITVTGEGDGTYLKQKLVPFGEYVPLQDMLRGLIEFFNLPMSDFARGPEDQPLLQAKGYQIAPYICYEVVYPEFAAGLAARSDLLLTISNDTWFGTSIGPLQHLQMAQMRALEAGRWMIRATNNGVTALIDPFGRITTQVPQFQQAVLYGEVVPMQKLTPYLQWRSWPLAIVCALLLGWALLAGRIAKTV; encoded by the coding sequence ATGCGTTGGATCACCCGCCCCGGCTGGCCCGGTAACCTGCTGGCCCTGGCGGCCGGTGCCTCCACCCTCCTGGCCCTGGCGCCTTTCGACATCTGGCCCCTGGCCGTGTTGTCCATCGCCCTGCTCTACCTCGGCCTGCGCGAGCTCAGCCCGCGCCAGGCCATGTGGCGCGGCTGGTGGTTCGGCTTCGGCCTGTACGGTGCCGGTACCTGGTGGATCTACGTCAGCATGAACACCTACGGCGGTGCCTCGCCGCTGCTGGCGATCCTGCTGCTGCTGGCCTTCTTCGCCGCCCTGGCCTGGTTCTTCGCCCTGCCCACCTGGCTGTGGGCACGCTGGCTGCGCCGCACCGAAGCACCACTGGCCGACGCCTTGTGCTTTGCCGCCCTGTGGCTGCTGCAAGAGGCCTTCCGCGGCTGGTTCCTGACCGGCTTCCCCTGGCTCTACGCCGGCTACAGCCAGCTGGACGGCCCGCTCGCCGGCCTGGCACCGCTGGGTGGCGTGTGGCTGATTTCCTTCGCACTGGCCCTGACCGCTGCCCTGTTGTGCAACGTGCACCGCCTGCGCGCCCGCCCCTCGTTCCTCGCGGTGGGCTGCCTGCTGTTGCTGGCCCCGTGGGTGCTGGGCCTGGCGCTCAAGGGCCATGCCTGGACCAAGCCGGCGGGCGACCCACTGAAAGTGGCGGCCATCCAGGGCAACGTCGAGCAGGACCTGAAATGGGACCCGGCGCACATCGATGCGCAACTGGCGCTGTACCGTGACCTGAGCTTCAGCTCCAGGCCGGTAGACCTGCTGGTGTGGCCGGAAACCGCGGTGCCGGTGCTCAAGGACCAGGCCCAAGGCTATATCGACGTGATGGGCCGGTTTGCCGCCGAGCGGCATTCGGCGCTGATTACCGGCGTGCCGGTGCGTGAAGTGGTGCATCACCAGCGCCGCTACTACAACGGCATCACTGTCACTGGTGAAGGCGATGGCACCTACCTCAAGCAGAAGCTGGTGCCTTTTGGCGAGTATGTGCCGCTGCAGGACATGCTGCGTGGCCTGATCGAGTTCTTCAACCTGCCCATGTCGGACTTCGCCCGCGGGCCGGAAGACCAGCCGCTGCTGCAGGCCAAGGGCTACCAGATTGCGCCTTACATCTGCTACGAAGTGGTCTACCCCGAATTCGCCGCAGGCCTGGCGGCCCGCAGCGACCTGCTGCTGACCATCAGCAACGACACCTGGTTCGGTACCTCGATCGGCCCGCTGCAGCACCTGCAGATGGCACAGATGCGCGCGCTGGAAGCCGGGCGCTGGATGATCCGCGCCACCAACAATGGCGTGACCGCGCTGATCGACCCGTTTGGCCGCATTACCACGCAGGTACCGCAGTTCCAGCAGGCGGTGCTGTATGGCGAGGTGGTGCCGATGCAGAAGCTGACGCCGTACCTGCAATGGCGGTCGTGGCCGCTGGCGATAGTCTGTGCATTGCTGCTGGGTTGGGCGTTGCTGGCTGGGCGAATAGCCAAGACTGTTTAA
- the hemL gene encoding glutamate-1-semialdehyde 2,1-aminomutase yields the protein MSRSEALFAQAQKHIPGGVNSPVRAFKSVGGTPLFFKHAEGAYVVDEDDKRYVDYVGSWGPMILGHGHPEVLDSVRRQLEHGLSYGAPTAMETEMADLVCSLVPSMEMVRMVSSGTEATMSAIRLARGYTGRDAIIKFEGCYHGHSDSLLVKAGSGLLTQGVPSSAGVPADFAKHTLTLPFNDIAAVEKTLAEVGQTVACIIVEPVAGNMNCVPPAPGFLEGLREQCDKHGVVLIFDEVMTGFRVSLGGAQGHYGIKPDLSTFGKIVGGGMPVGCFGGKREIMGCIAPLGPVYQAGTLSGNPLAMAAGLTTLKLISRPGFHAELTDYTSRMLDGLQQRADAAGVPFVTTQAGAMFGLYFSGADDIVTFEDVMASDAERFKRFFHLMLDGGVYLAPSAFEAGFTSIAHGDKELQITLDAAEKAFAALK from the coding sequence ATGTCCCGTTCCGAAGCCCTGTTCGCCCAAGCCCAGAAGCACATCCCCGGTGGCGTCAACTCACCGGTCCGCGCTTTCAAGAGCGTTGGCGGCACGCCGCTGTTCTTCAAGCATGCCGAAGGCGCCTACGTCGTTGACGAGGATGACAAGCGCTACGTCGACTACGTCGGCTCCTGGGGCCCGATGATCCTCGGCCACGGCCACCCGGAGGTACTGGACTCGGTACGCAGGCAGCTGGAGCACGGCCTGTCCTATGGCGCCCCGACCGCCATGGAAACCGAGATGGCCGACCTGGTCTGCTCGCTGGTGCCATCCATGGAGATGGTGCGCATGGTCAGCTCGGGCACCGAAGCCACCATGAGCGCCATCCGCCTGGCCCGTGGCTACACCGGCCGTGACGCCATCATCAAGTTCGAAGGCTGCTACCACGGCCACTCCGACAGCCTGCTGGTAAAAGCCGGCTCCGGCCTGCTGACCCAGGGCGTGCCAAGCTCGGCGGGCGTGCCGGCGGACTTCGCCAAGCACACCCTGACCCTGCCGTTCAACGACATAGCCGCCGTCGAGAAAACCCTGGCCGAAGTCGGCCAGACCGTAGCCTGCATCATCGTCGAGCCGGTAGCCGGCAACATGAACTGCGTACCGCCGGCGCCAGGCTTCCTCGAAGGCCTGCGCGAGCAGTGCGACAAGCACGGCGTGGTGTTGATCTTCGACGAAGTGATGACCGGTTTCCGCGTTTCGCTCGGCGGCGCCCAGGGCCACTACGGCATCAAGCCGGACCTGTCGACCTTCGGCAAGATCGTCGGCGGCGGCATGCCGGTCGGCTGCTTCGGCGGCAAGCGTGAAATCATGGGCTGCATCGCCCCGCTCGGCCCGGTCTACCAGGCCGGTACCCTATCGGGTAACCCGCTGGCCATGGCCGCCGGCCTGACCACCCTGAAGCTGATCAGCCGCCCGGGCTTCCACGCCGAGCTGACCGACTACACCAGCCGCATGCTCGACGGCCTGCAACAGCGCGCCGATGCCGCTGGCGTGCCGTTCGTCACCACCCAGGCCGGTGCCATGTTCGGCCTGTACTTCAGCGGTGCCGACGACATCGTCACCTTCGAAGACGTGATGGCCAGCGATGCCGAGCGCTTCAAGCGCTTCTTCCACCTGATGCTCGATGGTGGCGTGTACCTGGCGCCGAGCGCGTTCGAGGCCGGCTTCACCTCCATCGCCCATGGCGACAAGGAGCTGCAGATCACCCTGGATGCGGCTGAAAAGGCCTTTGCAGCCCTGAAATAG
- a CDS encoding tetratricopeptide repeat protein, with protein MNRTGRALTLGCLLLLQPLLALAEGGNSLLIPATGRCTLNVQPEDLANALKACEQTATAGDAQAQFELGEYYYTQTPKNLGKALNWFEKASLQGHAEAQYRLGAMFFRGEGVKANNVQAYILLKMAAVNGAEDALDMADEVTEQMPRDELEHATQVLGQIFRKYLLELQNAEGRTPFSPLP; from the coding sequence ATGAACCGCACCGGCCGCGCCCTGACCCTGGGCTGCCTGTTGCTTCTTCAGCCCCTGCTGGCCCTGGCGGAGGGCGGTAACTCGTTGCTGATTCCGGCGACGGGCCGCTGCACCTTGAATGTCCAGCCTGAAGACCTGGCAAACGCCCTCAAGGCTTGTGAGCAGACGGCAACGGCGGGGGATGCCCAGGCGCAATTCGAGCTGGGCGAGTACTACTACACGCAAACGCCGAAAAACCTGGGCAAAGCCCTGAACTGGTTCGAAAAGGCCTCGCTGCAAGGCCATGCCGAGGCCCAGTATCGCCTGGGCGCCATGTTCTTCCGTGGCGAAGGGGTCAAGGCCAACAATGTGCAGGCCTACATCCTGCTGAAGATGGCCGCGGTCAACGGCGCCGAGGATGCGCTGGACATGGCCGACGAAGTGACCGAGCAAATGCCCCGCGACGAGCTGGAGCATGCCACCCAGGTGCTTGGCCAGATCTTCCGCAAGTACCTGCTGGAACTGCAGAACGCCGAAGGGCGCACGCCGTTCTCGCCACTCCCCTGA
- the thiE gene encoding thiamine phosphate synthase — MKLRGLYAITDSQLLAGRFLSHVEAALEGGVCLLQYRDKSDDAARRLREAEGLMQLCERYGTQLIINDDAELAARLGVGVHLGQTDGPLTPARALLGRQAIIGSTCHASLELAAQAASEGASYVAFGRFFNSVTKPGAPAANIELLEQARAQVKLPIAVIGGITLDNAAPLVAHGADLLAVIHGLFGADSAQEVTRRARAFNALFAS, encoded by the coding sequence ATGAAGCTACGCGGTCTGTACGCCATCACCGACAGCCAGCTGCTCGCTGGCCGTTTCCTGTCCCATGTCGAGGCGGCACTCGAAGGCGGCGTATGCCTGCTGCAGTACCGCGACAAAAGTGACGACGCGGCACGCCGCCTGCGCGAAGCTGAAGGGCTTATGCAGCTCTGCGAGCGCTACGGCACTCAGCTGATCATCAACGACGACGCCGAACTGGCCGCGCGCCTGGGCGTCGGCGTGCACCTGGGCCAGACCGACGGCCCGCTGACCCCGGCCCGCGCATTGCTCGGCCGCCAGGCAATCATCGGCTCCACCTGCCACGCCAGCCTCGAGCTGGCCGCGCAGGCTGCCAGCGAAGGCGCCAGCTACGTGGCCTTTGGCCGCTTCTTCAATTCCGTCACCAAGCCGGGTGCACCCGCTGCCAACATCGAACTGCTGGAGCAGGCCCGCGCCCAGGTGAAACTGCCGATCGCGGTGATCGGCGGCATTACCCTCGACAACGCCGCCCCGCTGGTCGCCCATGGCGCCGACCTGCTGGCGGTGATCCACGGCCTGTTCGGTGCCGACAGCGCTCAGGAAGTCACCCGCCGCGCCCGCGCCTTCAACGCCTTGTTCGCATCCTGA
- a CDS encoding DUF1820 family protein, whose translation MSKREPAIYKVIFLNQGQVFEMYAKQIYQSDLWGFLEIEEFVFGERSQLVVDPSEEKLKSQFDGVIRSFVPMHSIVRIDEVERLGTAKISEAKGGGNVMPFPMPMPEK comes from the coding sequence ATGAGCAAACGCGAACCTGCCATCTATAAAGTGATCTTCCTCAACCAGGGGCAGGTCTTCGAGATGTATGCCAAGCAGATCTACCAGAGCGACCTGTGGGGGTTCCTGGAAATCGAGGAGTTCGTGTTCGGCGAGCGTTCGCAGCTGGTGGTGGACCCGAGCGAGGAGAAGCTCAAGAGCCAGTTCGATGGGGTGATCCGCAGTTTCGTGCCGATGCACTCGATCGTGCGCATAGACGAGGTGGAGCGCCTGGGTACGGCGAAGATCAGCGAAGCCAAGGGCGGCGGCAACGTGATGCCGTTCCCCATGCCGATGCCGGAAAAGTAA
- a CDS encoding YdcF family protein, whose amino-acid sequence MSIRFFVKQWLMPPGVLFLLLLVAWWLRRRRPRLAALCFALGLGGLWLMSLPLVVQETARVLETEAPLAVSDWAGLASRADAIVLLGAGRERGDPAWGGGDQPTATALERMRFAARLAKASGLPVLTSGGLHYGSPPSEAQLMADRLREDFGVEVKWREEGSRTTWENARLTAKVLQPLGIRRVVVVTQAWHMQRSRWSFEQAGFEVVPAPVGFLGRDHARPFGGLLPESRAMWQSGQLLNEVAGLVGYRLFY is encoded by the coding sequence ATGTCGATCCGATTCTTCGTCAAACAATGGCTGATGCCGCCAGGCGTCCTGTTCCTGCTGCTGCTTGTGGCGTGGTGGCTGCGCCGCCGTCGGCCCCGGCTGGCAGCGCTGTGCTTTGCCCTGGGCCTTGGTGGCCTGTGGCTGATGAGCCTGCCGCTGGTGGTACAGGAAACCGCTCGTGTGCTGGAGACGGAAGCGCCGTTGGCGGTAAGCGATTGGGCCGGCCTGGCAAGCCGGGCAGATGCCATCGTGCTGCTGGGCGCGGGGCGTGAGCGGGGTGACCCGGCCTGGGGTGGTGGCGACCAGCCCACAGCCACGGCGCTGGAGCGCATGCGCTTTGCCGCACGGCTGGCCAAGGCTTCGGGCTTGCCGGTGTTGACCAGTGGCGGGTTGCACTATGGCTCGCCGCCGAGCGAGGCGCAGTTGATGGCTGATCGCCTGCGTGAAGATTTCGGTGTCGAGGTGAAATGGCGAGAGGAGGGCAGCCGCACGACCTGGGAAAATGCCCGGCTGACGGCCAAGGTGCTGCAGCCGTTGGGGATTCGCCGGGTGGTCGTGGTGACCCAGGCCTGGCACATGCAGCGCTCGCGCTGGAGCTTCGAGCAGGCGGGGTTCGAGGTGGTGCCGGCGCCAGTCGGGTTCCTCGGGCGCGATCATGCGCGGCCGTTCGGCGGGTTGCTACCGGAGAGCCGGGCGATGTGGCAGAGCGGGCAGTTGCTCAATGAAGTGGCTGGGTTGGTGGGGTATCGGCTGTTCTACTGA
- the ybeY gene encoding rRNA maturation RNase YbeY has product MLELDIQRATDAAAPDDTAFRRWCELALRQRSADSEMTIRLVDEAEGRELNHTYRHKDYATNVLSFPADVPDDLLDIPLLGDLVICVPVVEREAAEQGKSLETHWAHLVIHGCLHLLGYDHIEDEEAEEMEGLERELLAELGHPDPYADDETDTITH; this is encoded by the coding sequence ATGCTTGAACTCGATATTCAACGGGCCACGGATGCTGCCGCCCCGGATGACACCGCCTTTCGCCGCTGGTGCGAACTGGCCCTGCGCCAGCGCAGCGCCGATTCGGAAATGACCATTCGCCTGGTCGACGAAGCCGAAGGCCGCGAGCTGAACCACACCTACCGGCACAAGGACTACGCGACCAATGTGCTGTCGTTCCCGGCCGACGTCCCCGACGACCTGCTCGATATCCCGTTGCTGGGCGACCTGGTGATCTGCGTGCCAGTGGTCGAGCGCGAAGCCGCCGAACAGGGCAAGTCGCTGGAAACGCACTGGGCGCACCTGGTCATACACGGTTGCCTGCACCTGCTCGGCTACGACCACATCGAAGATGAGGAAGCCGAGGAAATGGAAGGCCTGGAACGGGAATTGCTGGCAGAACTGGGTCATCCAGACCCGTACGCCGACGATGAAACCGACACCATCACACACTGA
- a CDS encoding PhoH family protein has product MNAPIQPHRFILEPFEAHRFANLCGQFDEHLRLIEQRLAIEIRNRGNQFELIGEPKTTSAAEQLLRRLYRETKASDLSPETVHLYLQESTVENIDNPAVNEVSVSLRTRKGNIRPRGVNQQRYVKEILANDINFGIGPAGTGKTYLAVACAVDALEREQVRRILLVRPAVEAGEKLGFLPGDLAQKIDPYLRPLYDALYEMLGFEHVAKLIERQVIEIAPLAYMRGRTLNNSFIILDESQNTTLEQMKMFLTRIGFGSTAVITGDITQVDLPRGTKSGLAHVIEVLKDVPGISFTHFQPKDVVRHPLVQRIVEAYDRFDARQAKPEAPGKDA; this is encoded by the coding sequence TTGAACGCACCCATACAACCCCATCGCTTCATCCTCGAACCCTTCGAGGCCCACCGTTTCGCCAACTTGTGCGGCCAGTTCGACGAGCACCTGCGCCTGATCGAACAGCGCCTGGCCATCGAGATCCGCAACCGCGGCAATCAGTTCGAACTGATCGGCGAACCCAAGACCACCTCCGCTGCCGAACAACTGCTGCGCCGTCTCTACCGCGAGACAAAGGCCAGCGACCTGTCGCCGGAAACCGTGCATCTGTACCTGCAGGAATCGACCGTCGAGAACATCGACAACCCGGCCGTCAACGAGGTCAGCGTGTCGCTGCGCACGCGAAAGGGCAACATCCGCCCGCGCGGGGTCAACCAGCAACGCTACGTCAAGGAAATCCTGGCCAACGACATCAACTTCGGCATCGGCCCGGCCGGTACCGGCAAGACCTACCTGGCCGTGGCCTGCGCCGTGGACGCGCTGGAACGCGAACAGGTGCGCCGGATCCTGCTGGTGCGACCTGCGGTAGAGGCGGGCGAAAAGCTCGGCTTCCTGCCCGGCGACCTGGCCCAGAAGATCGACCCGTACCTGCGCCCGCTGTACGACGCCCTGTACGAAATGCTCGGCTTCGAACATGTGGCCAAGCTGATCGAGCGCCAGGTGATCGAGATCGCGCCGCTGGCCTACATGCGTGGCCGCACCCTGAACAACAGCTTCATCATCCTCGACGAGAGCCAGAACACCACGCTGGAACAGATGAAGATGTTCCTTACCCGTATCGGCTTTGGCTCCACCGCGGTCATCACCGGTGACATCACCCAGGTTGACCTGCCCCGCGGCACCAAGTCAGGCCTGGCACACGTCATCGAGGTGCTGAAGGACGTTCCGGGGATCAGCTTCACCCACTTCCAACCCAAAGATGTGGTTCGTCACCCACTGGTGCAGCGCATTGTCGAGGCCTACGACCGCTTCGATGCCCGCCAGGCCAAGCCCGAGGCGCCCGGCAAAGATGCTTGA
- a CDS encoding HlyC/CorC family transporter — protein MSEDRSSNGQKSWLGKLTQAFAHEPKNRQQLLELLREAHQNKLLDSEALTIVEGAIQVADLQVRDIMVPRSQMISIKASQSPREFLPAVIDAAHSRYPVIGESHDDVLGILLAKDLLPLILKENGDSFNIKDLLRPATFVPESKRLNVLLREFRANHNHMAIVIDEYGGVAGLVTIEDVLEQIVGDIEDEHDVEEDSYIKPLPSGDFLVKALTPIENFNEFFDSEFSDDEFDTVGGLVMSAFGHLPKRNETTEIGPYKFRILNADSRRIHLLRLTPITR, from the coding sequence ATGAGCGAAGATCGATCGAGCAACGGGCAGAAGTCCTGGCTGGGTAAACTGACCCAGGCTTTTGCCCATGAGCCGAAAAACCGCCAGCAACTCCTTGAACTGCTGCGCGAAGCCCATCAGAACAAACTGCTGGACAGCGAAGCGCTGACCATCGTCGAAGGCGCCATCCAGGTGGCCGACCTGCAGGTTCGCGACATCATGGTGCCGCGTTCGCAGATGATCAGCATCAAGGCCAGCCAGTCGCCCCGCGAGTTCCTGCCGGCGGTGATCGACGCCGCGCACTCGCGCTACCCGGTGATCGGCGAAAGCCATGACGATGTGCTCGGGATCCTGCTCGCCAAGGACCTGCTGCCGCTGATCCTCAAGGAGAATGGCGACAGCTTCAACATCAAGGACCTGCTGCGCCCGGCCACTTTCGTGCCCGAGTCCAAGCGACTGAACGTGCTGCTGCGCGAGTTCCGCGCCAACCATAACCACATGGCCATCGTCATCGACGAGTACGGCGGCGTGGCCGGCCTGGTCACCATCGAGGACGTGCTGGAGCAGATCGTCGGCGACATCGAGGACGAGCACGACGTCGAGGAAGACAGCTACATCAAACCGCTGCCCAGCGGTGACTTCCTGGTCAAGGCGCTTACCCCGATCGAAAACTTCAACGAGTTCTTCGACAGCGAATTCTCCGATGACGAGTTCGACACTGTCGGCGGCCTGGTAATGAGCGCCTTCGGTCACCTGCCCAAGCGCAACGAGACCACCGAGATCGGCCCTTACAAGTTCCGTATTCTCAATGCCGACAGCCGGCGGATACACTTGCTGCGCCTGACACCGATCACCCGTTAA
- the leuS gene encoding leucine--tRNA ligase, whose product MHEQYTPRDIEAAAQKFWDEQQSFAVTEQPGKDTYYCLSMFPYPSGKLHMGHVRNYTIGDVIARYQRMLGKNVLQPMGWDAFGMPAENAAMKNNVAPAKWTYENIDYMKTQLKSLGLAIDWAREVTTCKPDYYRWEQWLFTRLFEKGIIYRKNGTVNWDPADQTVLANEQVIDGRGWRSGALIEKREIPMYYFRITDYADELLESLDELPGWPEQVKTMQRNWIGKSRGMEVQFPYDMASIGHEGTLKVFTTRPDTLMGATYVAVAAEHPLATQAAQGNPALQAFIEECKSGSVAEADMATQEKKGMATSLLVEHPLTGEKLPVWVANYVLMHYGDGAVMAVPAHDERDFEFAHKYNLPVKAVVRTSAGDEVGSEWLAAYGEHGQLINSGEFDGLDFAGAFDAIEAALIRKELGKSRTQFRLRDWGISRQRYWGCPIPIIHCPSCGDVPVPEDQLPVTLPENVVPDGAGSPLARMPEFYECSCPKCGTAAKRETDTMDTFVESSWYFARYASPNYEGGMVDPKAANHWLPVDQYIGGIEHAILHLLYARFFHKLMRDEGLVTSNEPFKNLLTQGMVVAETYYRVASNGGKDWFNPADVEVERDAKAKIIGARLKTDGLPVEIGGTEKMSKSKNNGVDPQSMIDQYGADTCRLFMMFASPPDMSLEWSDSGVEGASRFLRRVWRLAQAHVAQGLPGKLDVAALDDAQKVIRRAIHTAIKQASTDVGQFHKFNTAIAQVMTVMNVLEKAPQATEQDRALLQEGLEAVTLLLAPITPHISHELWQQLGHQQAVIDASWPAVDEAALVQDTVTLVVQVNGKLRGQVEMPAAASREEIEAAARSNENVLRFIDGLTIRKVIVVPGKLVNIVAN is encoded by the coding sequence ATGCACGAACAATACACGCCCCGTGATATCGAAGCCGCCGCCCAGAAGTTCTGGGACGAGCAACAATCGTTCGCTGTTACCGAACAGCCAGGCAAGGACACCTACTACTGCCTGTCGATGTTCCCGTACCCGAGCGGCAAGCTACACATGGGCCACGTGCGCAACTACACCATCGGTGACGTGATTGCCCGCTACCAGCGCATGCTGGGCAAGAACGTCCTGCAGCCGATGGGCTGGGACGCATTCGGTATGCCCGCGGAAAACGCGGCGATGAAGAACAACGTCGCCCCGGCCAAGTGGACGTACGAAAACATCGACTACATGAAGACCCAGCTCAAGAGCCTGGGCCTGGCCATCGACTGGGCACGTGAAGTCACCACCTGCAAGCCCGACTACTACCGCTGGGAGCAGTGGCTGTTCACCCGCCTGTTCGAGAAAGGCATCATCTACCGCAAGAACGGTACCGTGAACTGGGACCCGGCGGACCAGACCGTACTGGCCAACGAGCAGGTCATCGACGGCCGTGGCTGGCGTTCGGGCGCGCTGATCGAGAAGCGCGAAATCCCGATGTACTACTTCCGCATCACCGACTACGCCGACGAGCTGCTGGAAAGCCTCGACGAGCTGCCGGGCTGGCCTGAGCAGGTCAAGACCATGCAGCGCAACTGGATCGGCAAGTCGCGCGGCATGGAAGTGCAGTTCCCGTACGACATGGCCAGCATCGGCCACGAAGGCACCCTCAAGGTGTTCACCACCCGTCCCGATACGCTGATGGGCGCCACCTACGTCGCCGTCGCCGCCGAACACCCGCTGGCCACCCAGGCCGCCCAGGGCAACCCGGCGCTGCAGGCGTTCATCGAAGAGTGCAAGAGCGGCAGCGTTGCCGAAGCCGACATGGCCACCCAGGAGAAGAAGGGCATGGCCACTTCCCTGCTGGTCGAGCACCCGCTGACCGGCGAGAAGCTGCCGGTATGGGTCGCCAACTATGTGCTGATGCACTACGGCGATGGCGCCGTAATGGCCGTGCCGGCCCACGACGAGCGCGACTTCGAGTTCGCCCACAAGTACAACCTGCCGGTCAAGGCCGTGGTGCGCACCAGCGCTGGCGACGAAGTCGGCAGCGAGTGGCTGGCCGCCTATGGCGAGCACGGCCAGCTGATCAACTCCGGCGAATTCGACGGCCTGGACTTTGCCGGTGCCTTCGACGCCATCGAAGCCGCCCTGATCCGCAAGGAGCTGGGCAAATCGCGTACCCAGTTCCGCCTGCGTGACTGGGGTATCAGCCGCCAGCGCTACTGGGGCTGCCCGATCCCGATCATCCACTGCCCGTCCTGCGGCGACGTACCGGTGCCGGAAGACCAGCTGCCGGTCACCCTGCCGGAAAACGTGGTGCCGGACGGTGCCGGTTCGCCACTGGCGCGCATGCCTGAATTCTACGAGTGCAGCTGCCCGAAATGCGGCACCGCGGCCAAGCGCGAAACCGACACCATGGACACCTTCGTCGAGTCGTCCTGGTACTTCGCCCGCTACGCCTCGCCGAACTACGAAGGTGGCATGGTCGACCCGAAAGCGGCCAACCACTGGCTGCCGGTCGACCAGTACATCGGCGGTATCGAGCACGCCATCCTGCACCTGCTGTACGCGCGCTTCTTCCACAAGCTGATGCGTGATGAAGGCCTGGTCACCTCGAACGAGCCGTTCAAGAACCTGCTGACCCAGGGCATGGTGGTCGCCGAAACCTACTACCGTGTGGCCAGCAACGGCGGCAAGGACTGGTTCAACCCGGCCGATGTCGAGGTCGAGCGCGATGCCAAGGCCAAGATCATCGGCGCCCGCCTGAAGACCGACGGCCTGCCGGTGGAAATCGGTGGCACCGAGAAGATGTCGAAGTCGAAGAACAACGGCGTCGACCCGCAATCGATGATCGACCAGTACGGCGCCGACACCTGCCGCCTGTTCATGATGTTCGCCTCGCCGCCCGACATGAGCCTGGAATGGTCCGACTCCGGCGTCGAAGGCGCCAGTCGCTTCCTGCGCCGCGTCTGGCGCCTGGCCCAGGCCCACGTGGCCCAAGGCCTGCCGGGCAAGCTGGATGTCGCCGCCCTGGACGACGCGCAGAAGGTCATCCGCCGCGCCATCCACACCGCCATCAAGCAGGCCAGCACCGACGTAGGCCAGTTCCACAAGTTCAACACCGCCATCGCCCAGGTGATGACCGTGATGAACGTGCTGGAAAAGGCCCCGCAGGCCACTGAGCAGGACCGTGCCCTGCTGCAGGAAGGCCTCGAGGCCGTTACCCTGCTGCTGGCTCCGATCACCCCGCACATCTCCCACGAGCTGTGGCAACAGCTGGGCCACCAGCAGGCAGTCATCGACGCCAGCTGGCCAGCCGTCGACGAGGCAGCCCTGGTACAGGACACCGTCACCCTGGTGGTGCAGGTCAACGGCAAGCTGCGTGGCCAGGTCGAAATGCCGGCCGCCGCCAGCCGCGAAGAAATCGAAGCCGCCGCGCGCAGCAACGAGAACGTCCTGCGCTTCATCGATGGCCTGACCATCCGCAAGGTCATCGTGGTTCCGGGCAAGCTGGTCAACATCGTCGCCAACTGA